The Caulifigura coniformis genome includes a region encoding these proteins:
- a CDS encoding DmsC/YnfH family molybdoenzyme membrane anchor subunit — protein sequence MTTTRLLTLDDLSNGLKGAGDATVSLLDQLLAEQHDLTAVEAFSRDHASCTGPAQAKYYSRLLPAAPPGPGEQYAFEVDLDRCSGCKACVTACHSLNGLDEQETWRDVGLLMGGTEQLPVIQHVTAACHHCVEPACMIACPVNAYEKDPLTGIVKHLDDQCFGCQYCTLACPYNVPKYHAQKGIVRKCDMCSSRLKTGEAPACVQACPHEAISIRVVSTERVREDSETNRFLPAAPDPAITLPTTLYRSTRVFPRNTLPADYHALSPEHPHWPLIVMLVLTQLSVGTFIVGVLLDETLPATLAAVLRPFQATGALVLGLLALGASTCHLGRPLLAFRGILGLRHSWLSREIVAFGLFAGLAVPYAAACWIASPGRPLGPRWAEQASALLPALGMTVAATGALGVFCSGMIYVFTRRELWSFERTMARFAMTSALLGIATAWLSLLLVSRSVDSEIARELLTAAGPQLTRGLMLATGLKLVFDLLILKSLADLRLTSLRRTALLVTGVLSPIALARIGAGILGGIALPMLVLNALPDAARPDLTITVSMAVAWMACLAGELLERYLFFAAVAAPRMPGGIRS from the coding sequence GTGACGACGACGCGGCTGCTGACGCTCGATGACCTTTCGAATGGCCTGAAGGGGGCCGGCGATGCGACGGTTTCGTTGCTCGATCAGTTACTGGCCGAGCAGCACGACCTGACGGCCGTTGAAGCGTTCTCACGCGATCATGCGTCCTGCACCGGCCCGGCGCAGGCGAAGTACTACTCGCGTCTCCTGCCTGCCGCTCCTCCCGGCCCCGGCGAGCAGTACGCATTCGAAGTCGACCTCGATCGCTGCTCGGGCTGCAAGGCGTGCGTCACTGCCTGCCATTCGTTGAACGGGCTGGACGAGCAGGAGACGTGGCGGGACGTCGGCCTGCTGATGGGAGGAACCGAGCAGCTGCCAGTGATCCAGCATGTCACGGCGGCCTGCCACCACTGCGTCGAGCCGGCCTGCATGATCGCCTGCCCGGTCAATGCCTACGAGAAAGACCCGCTGACGGGCATCGTCAAGCATCTCGACGACCAGTGCTTTGGATGTCAGTACTGCACGCTGGCCTGTCCTTACAACGTTCCGAAGTACCACGCGCAGAAAGGGATCGTCCGCAAGTGCGACATGTGTTCGAGCCGGCTCAAGACGGGTGAAGCGCCGGCATGCGTCCAGGCCTGCCCGCACGAAGCGATTTCGATTCGTGTCGTTTCGACGGAACGTGTGCGGGAAGACTCCGAGACGAATCGGTTCCTTCCCGCCGCCCCCGATCCGGCGATCACGCTCCCGACGACCCTGTATCGGTCCACCCGGGTCTTTCCCCGAAATACACTCCCCGCCGACTACCACGCCCTGAGCCCCGAACATCCTCACTGGCCGCTGATCGTGATGCTGGTCCTCACACAGCTTTCGGTGGGGACATTCATCGTGGGGGTGCTGCTGGATGAGACGCTCCCTGCTACGCTGGCGGCCGTACTGAGGCCCTTTCAGGCGACGGGAGCGCTCGTTCTCGGACTTCTGGCGCTCGGGGCGAGTACGTGCCATCTCGGCCGGCCGCTCCTGGCATTTCGCGGCATTCTCGGCCTGCGGCATTCGTGGCTGAGTCGCGAGATCGTCGCGTTCGGCCTGTTTGCGGGGCTCGCCGTTCCCTACGCCGCGGCGTGCTGGATTGCTTCGCCCGGAAGGCCGCTTGGCCCGCGCTGGGCCGAACAGGCCTCGGCCCTCCTTCCGGCGCTCGGAATGACCGTGGCCGCGACAGGGGCGCTCGGCGTCTTCTGCTCGGGGATGATCTACGTGTTCACGCGACGCGAACTGTGGAGCTTCGAACGCACCATGGCCCGCTTCGCGATGACATCTGCACTGCTCGGCATCGCCACGGCATGGCTGTCGTTGCTGCTGGTCTCGCGCTCCGTCGACAGCGAAATCGCCAGGGAGCTTCTCACGGCGGCGGGACCGCAGTTGACCCGCGGCCTCATGCTCGCGACGGGCCTGAAGCTCGTGTTCGACCTGCTGATCCTCAAGTCGCTGGCCGACCTTCGCCTGACTTCGCTCAGACGCACCGCGCTCCTGGTCACTGGCGTCCTGTCGCCGATCGCGCTTGCGAGAATTGGAGCGGGAATCCTGGGAGGCATCGCCCTGCCGATGCTCGTGTTGAACGCCCTTCCGGATGCGGCCCGGCCCGACCTGACGATTACCGTGAGCATGGCAGTCGCCTGGATGGCCTGCCTCGCGGGAGAGTTGCTCGAGCGTTATCTCTTCTTCGCCGCGGTCGCTGCCCCGCGCATGCCCGGAGGCATTCGTTCGTGA
- a CDS encoding molybdopterin oxidoreductase family protein, which translates to MTIEAQNPRLSAGSLLHQRDGRLTRELLLEPGAHGLGLAPQRLKPDATTSMVCGYCSTGCSLNVHLKDGQAVNLSPTTSYPVNLGMACPKGWEALTVLDAPDRATTPLLRNAAGRLAPVDWPTAMGEFVRRFQSIQRQHGPHSIAFLSTGQMPTEEMAFLGSLAKFGLGMLHGDGNTRQCMASAVVAYKQSFGFDSPPYSYADFEESDVLVFVGANPCLAHPIMWERVMRNRRSPEIVVIDPRATETAMAATQHLALAPKSDQTLFYGLARILIKNGWIDSRFINQSTAGFEQFWEFVQPFDLDRVVAETRLKASQIERLAETIHERGRSSFWWTMGVNQSHQGVRTAQSIINVALLTGNIGRPGTGANSITGQCNAMGSRLFSNTTGLLGGHDFTNAQHREKVAGVLGIDTATIPTENSLAYNEIMEGILRGKIKGLWVICTNPAHSWINQSSARDILDRLDFLVVQDMYHTTETAQRAHLVLPAAGWGEKEGTFINSERRIGVIKKVRKAPGQALADFQIFRLVAEAWGCGKMFSKWTSPAAVFESMKELSRGQPCDFSGVRDYAFLDERGGVQWPYPQEGGDDHPERRLFADGRFFHPDGRARFVFEEPRPMTELPSAQYPLLLLTGRGTASQWHTQTRTSKSAVLRKLYPEKPYVELNPGDAKRLAIVPNRWVTVSSQRGQMRALAVIAPTVAVGTVFIPMHYEATNRLTDAVFDPYSKQPSYKACAVRVSPD; encoded by the coding sequence GTGACGATTGAAGCTCAGAATCCCCGTCTGTCGGCAGGTTCGCTCCTGCACCAGCGTGATGGCCGATTGACGCGGGAACTGCTTCTGGAGCCGGGAGCGCATGGTCTGGGGCTCGCTCCACAACGACTGAAACCGGACGCCACGACGTCGATGGTCTGTGGTTACTGCTCGACGGGCTGCAGCCTGAACGTGCATCTCAAGGACGGCCAGGCGGTCAATCTGAGCCCCACCACGAGCTACCCCGTCAATCTCGGGATGGCCTGCCCCAAAGGGTGGGAAGCGCTCACCGTGCTCGATGCGCCGGACAGGGCGACGACGCCGCTCCTGCGAAACGCGGCCGGGAGGCTGGCGCCGGTCGACTGGCCGACGGCGATGGGAGAGTTCGTCCGCAGGTTCCAGTCGATTCAGCGGCAGCACGGGCCCCATTCGATCGCGTTTCTCAGCACGGGACAGATGCCGACGGAGGAGATGGCATTTCTCGGATCGCTGGCCAAGTTCGGCTTGGGGATGCTGCACGGAGACGGCAACACGCGGCAGTGCATGGCGTCGGCCGTCGTCGCTTACAAGCAGTCGTTCGGCTTTGATTCGCCTCCCTACAGCTACGCTGACTTTGAAGAGTCCGACGTACTCGTCTTCGTCGGCGCGAATCCGTGCCTTGCGCATCCCATTATGTGGGAACGGGTCATGCGCAACCGGCGGTCGCCGGAGATTGTCGTGATCGATCCGCGGGCGACCGAAACCGCGATGGCGGCCACGCAGCATCTTGCTCTCGCCCCCAAGTCGGATCAGACGCTGTTCTACGGGCTGGCGCGGATCCTGATCAAAAACGGCTGGATCGATTCGCGCTTCATCAATCAGTCGACGGCGGGCTTCGAGCAGTTCTGGGAGTTCGTCCAGCCGTTCGACCTCGATCGTGTCGTCGCTGAGACGCGACTCAAGGCATCGCAGATCGAGCGACTGGCCGAGACGATTCATGAGCGGGGACGGTCATCGTTCTGGTGGACGATGGGAGTCAATCAGAGCCACCAGGGTGTTCGCACGGCGCAGTCGATTATCAATGTGGCCCTGCTGACCGGAAACATCGGACGGCCTGGAACCGGGGCCAACTCGATCACCGGGCAGTGCAACGCCATGGGCTCGAGGCTGTTCAGCAACACGACGGGCCTCCTCGGTGGACACGATTTCACCAACGCCCAGCATCGCGAGAAAGTGGCCGGTGTGCTCGGCATCGACACCGCGACGATCCCGACCGAGAACAGCCTGGCCTACAACGAGATCATGGAGGGGATTCTTCGCGGGAAGATCAAGGGGTTGTGGGTGATCTGCACGAACCCGGCTCATTCGTGGATCAACCAGAGTTCGGCTCGCGACATTCTCGACCGCCTCGACTTTCTCGTCGTGCAGGACATGTATCACACGACGGAAACTGCGCAGCGGGCGCATCTCGTGCTGCCGGCCGCCGGCTGGGGAGAAAAGGAAGGAACTTTCATCAACTCCGAGCGCCGCATCGGTGTGATCAAGAAGGTGCGCAAGGCCCCCGGGCAGGCGCTGGCCGACTTCCAGATCTTCCGGTTAGTGGCGGAGGCGTGGGGCTGCGGAAAGATGTTCTCCAAATGGACGTCGCCGGCGGCGGTGTTCGAATCGATGAAGGAGCTGTCGCGAGGTCAGCCGTGCGATTTCAGCGGCGTGCGTGATTACGCATTTCTCGATGAGCGGGGGGGCGTGCAATGGCCCTATCCGCAGGAGGGGGGCGACGATCACCCGGAGCGGAGGCTGTTTGCGGACGGACGGTTCTTTCATCCGGATGGCCGGGCGCGGTTCGTATTTGAGGAGCCGCGGCCCATGACGGAACTGCCGTCGGCCCAGTATCCGCTGCTACTGCTGACGGGCCGCGGGACGGCCTCGCAGTGGCATACGCAGACGCGGACATCGAAGTCGGCCGTCCTGCGGAAGCTCTACCCGGAAAAGCCCTACGTGGAGCTGAACCCGGGGGACGCGAAGCGGCTGGCGATTGTGCCCAATCGCTGGGTGACCGTGTCGTCGCAGCGCGGGCAGATGCGGGCCCTGGCCGTCATCGCGCCGACAGTCGCCGTAGGAACGGTCTTCATTCCGATGCACTACGAAGCGACGAACCGCCTGACGGACGCCGTCTTCGACCCCTACTCGAAGCAACCGTCGTACAAGGCGTGTGCAGTCCGCGTCTCTCCGGATTAG
- a CDS encoding GNAT family N-acetyltransferase, with translation MTTIATRTPSHRSGRAGGPLSVQLRSVPRTSELFFEAGWRDLERRSVHSSPFLSPSFLLSQPGVFSPDDSAQLLTVMDADGRWYAAGVFEAVTGSRQLPAPHLQAVRGQHCFLSGLLLDPAHAGEAIGAIWRALDAQGLHGVAFPQFPIESRLGDLLSSHCSGQQLAVVTDGVQHRATVSLDDASNNVGISEKRTKSLQKGRRALARHGNVGSRFRDCSRDDPSAIDEFLRLESLGWKGEAGSSLASTRREADWFRTVALSLSMQDRIRFAELLVDDRVIASMCLLRAQSEYFAFKIGWDPQWERGCPGFLLAAEVRAHLGQLTGCERIDGCARPGSFLDHVWPGRMAVGDVVFTTNRFGSMLAIGTQWARSLLRKWRGPAGEVPQRAVGSDAVAGGTPA, from the coding sequence ATGACCACGATTGCAACACGGACTCCGAGTCACCGCTCCGGACGGGCGGGTGGCCCTCTGAGCGTGCAGCTCCGTTCCGTACCACGGACGTCTGAACTGTTCTTCGAAGCGGGTTGGCGTGATCTCGAACGCCGCAGCGTCCATTCCAGCCCGTTTCTGTCGCCATCATTCCTGCTCTCGCAGCCGGGCGTATTCTCGCCCGACGATTCTGCACAGCTGCTGACCGTGATGGATGCGGACGGCCGCTGGTACGCGGCCGGCGTGTTTGAGGCGGTGACGGGATCTCGCCAGCTTCCCGCTCCGCACCTGCAGGCCGTGCGGGGGCAGCACTGTTTCCTCAGCGGGCTTCTTCTGGATCCCGCGCATGCTGGGGAGGCCATCGGAGCAATCTGGCGCGCCCTCGACGCCCAGGGATTGCACGGCGTTGCATTCCCGCAGTTTCCCATTGAAAGCCGGCTTGGCGACCTGCTGTCGTCCCATTGCTCCGGACAACAACTGGCCGTGGTCACGGACGGCGTTCAGCATCGTGCCACCGTGAGCCTCGACGACGCTTCCAACAATGTCGGGATTTCGGAGAAGCGGACGAAGAGTCTGCAGAAGGGCCGACGCGCCCTGGCGCGTCATGGAAACGTCGGGAGTCGCTTCCGCGACTGTTCACGCGACGATCCATCGGCGATCGATGAGTTCCTGCGGCTCGAATCACTCGGGTGGAAGGGAGAGGCGGGCTCGTCGCTGGCTTCAACCCGGCGGGAGGCCGACTGGTTCCGGACAGTCGCCCTGTCGCTGTCGATGCAGGACCGGATCCGCTTTGCGGAACTGCTGGTGGACGACCGGGTCATCGCCAGCATGTGCCTGTTGCGGGCGCAGTCCGAGTACTTTGCGTTCAAGATCGGCTGGGATCCGCAATGGGAAAGGGGATGTCCCGGGTTTCTCCTCGCAGCTGAAGTTCGCGCTCATCTGGGGCAGCTGACGGGGTGCGAAAGAATCGATGGCTGCGCGCGGCCGGGAAGCTTTCTGGACCATGTCTGGCCGGGGCGTATGGCGGTCGGCGACGTGGTGTTCACCACCAACCGTTTCGGTTCCATGCTGGCCATCGGGACGCAGTGGGCCCGGTCCCTCCTCCGGAAATGGCGCGGCCCCGCGGGAGAAGTGCCTCAGCGAGCCGTCGGCAGCGATGCGGTGGCTGGAGGGACGCCGGCATGA
- a CDS encoding acyltransferase family protein, with amino-acid sequence MNLPTMWTLETREYSSAPSDHRRALDGIRGIAILTVFLYDCLKLPPGGPISFVVRKASAAGWVGVDLFFVLSGFLITGILLDSRGKPGYLSSFFARRSLRIFPLYFLSLWITFVLLPQLAEFLPSAGPISERIGLLSTHQVWFWTYLQNWWMAFEGHWPDVNYLNHFWSLAVEEQFYLVWPFLVGWLSLRGLTRLCWACVIGALALRIGLWISGAPSVVMYVTTVTRMDSLALGGLFAIGLRSPVWYARLSRIAVPGMIGLAGLIVGLDAVWPVLKTQTAGAQTIGHTLLGFLFGMLVFSAAAMKPDHLAARLLSQRWLTLPGQFSYAMYVMHRPVHKLVTRADWAVVPSAIQPLAVFVATLALSLVCAALSWKFFERPFLSLKAWFPRPGEKRPASETPGEPAVQAAAATC; translated from the coding sequence ATGAACTTGCCTACCATGTGGACTCTGGAAACTCGTGAGTATTCGTCCGCGCCTTCCGATCATCGACGAGCGCTGGATGGCATTCGCGGAATCGCCATCCTCACGGTCTTCCTCTACGACTGCCTGAAACTCCCTCCGGGAGGCCCGATCAGCTTCGTGGTCCGAAAGGCGAGTGCTGCGGGCTGGGTCGGAGTCGACCTGTTCTTCGTGTTGTCGGGATTCCTGATCACGGGCATCCTGCTCGATTCGCGCGGAAAGCCGGGATACCTGTCGAGCTTCTTCGCACGTCGCTCGTTGCGAATCTTCCCGCTGTATTTCCTCTCGCTCTGGATCACGTTCGTCCTCCTGCCACAGCTCGCGGAGTTCCTGCCATCCGCAGGCCCGATCTCCGAGCGCATCGGCCTCCTCTCGACGCATCAGGTCTGGTTCTGGACTTACCTGCAGAACTGGTGGATGGCCTTTGAAGGGCACTGGCCCGACGTCAACTACCTCAATCATTTCTGGTCGCTGGCCGTTGAGGAACAGTTCTACCTGGTCTGGCCCTTCCTTGTGGGCTGGCTGAGCCTGCGTGGCCTGACGCGTCTGTGCTGGGCCTGTGTGATCGGCGCCCTGGCGCTGCGGATCGGGCTGTGGATCAGCGGCGCACCCTCGGTGGTGATGTACGTCACGACGGTGACGAGGATGGACAGCCTGGCCCTGGGCGGCCTGTTCGCCATCGGACTGAGGTCGCCGGTGTGGTATGCGCGGCTCAGCCGAATCGCGGTTCCCGGGATGATCGGATTGGCCGGCCTGATTGTCGGACTGGATGCCGTCTGGCCTGTACTCAAGACGCAGACGGCCGGCGCCCAGACGATCGGACACACTCTGCTGGGCTTCCTGTTCGGGATGCTGGTCTTTTCGGCAGCGGCGATGAAGCCCGATCACCTGGCCGCCCGCCTGCTGTCGCAGCGCTGGCTGACGTTGCCGGGACAGTTCAGCTACGCGATGTACGTCATGCACCGGCCGGTCCACAAACTTGTCACCAGGGCCGACTGGGCGGTCGTTCCTTCAGCAATTCAGCCGCTGGCGGTTTTCGTTGCGACTCTCGCCCTCTCGCTGGTGTGCGCGGCGCTTTCCTGGAAGTTCTTCGAAAGGCCGTTCCTGTCGCTGAAGGCATGGTTTCCGAGGCCGGGCGAGAAACGACCGGCATCGGAAACGCCGGGCGAGCCGGCGGTCCAGGCGGCTGCCGCTACTTGTTGA